GTTATGGTGTCATAGGCCCCATGAATGCGGCCATAGCGTCATCCTTCCGGTCGCCATGACCCCGGGTGGCCAGCAGAGGCGAGGAAACGGGCGGAAAAAGATCAGCAGAAACTGATATCGCCCGCTGATGCCACACGGTGTCTCGCCGCGCACTCCGATAACGAATCGTGCGATCGACCATATCGACCGATACACGAAGCACGAGGGCGCCAAAGTTAATTACATTAAATCACTCCTCCTATCCCATTTTTAACAGGTGCTCGCGGACCAACGTCGGTCATTCGGTGCTCTGACGGCGAACCGGATCGACCAACGGACCGAACCCGACCGGACAATGCTGCTGATCGACTGTTTCCGCCGGCCATCGCACGAGCTGCAGACGAGGAAGAAGCAATCCTCGAAGCAGCTGGAGCAGGTGCGACCACTAATCCGCGATCCCATCAAGATACTGCTGCTGGGGGCCGGCGAGTCCGGCAAAACGACCATCATCAAGCAGATGCGCATTTTGCACATCCAAAACAGCTACAGCATCGAGTAAGTATACGAACCACTTCAAGTGACCACGCGTCGCTCAATCCCCACTCTGTCCATCGATCCTTGCCAGTGAGCGGTTGGATCGGTTGTCGGACATTTTCGAAAACATCCACGAGTCAATCTACGAGCTGGTGCGGGAAGCGATCCTTCACGAGCTGAAGTTTGATTCGCTGGCCAACCAGCGATGCGCGGAGTACATCCTGCGGGTCGGCCGCCAGTCGCCCGAGAAGCCGTCGATGGAGTACGTACAGTGTGTCCGCTCACTGTGGGCAGACCGAGGCATCCAACGGTGCTACAAACGGGCCAACGAGTTTCAGCTGATTGAAAGTGCCAAATAGTAAGTGTGAGAGCTCTGGCGCTCCTAGCTCCTGGGGTAACTAACATCGATTCCTCCCATCCATCAGTTTCCTTGATCGCGTGGAAAAAATCTCGATGCCGGGTTACATTCCGTCGAACGGAGACATTCTGAACTGCCGGAAGATAACGACCGGGATCCAGGAGACACGGTTCAACGTGCGAATGCCCGTCTCGCTTGGAGGGGGTTTCCAGGAGTTCCGCATGTTTGACGTGGgtggccagcgccaccaccggagcaaGTGGATGCAGGCGTTCGAGGGCGTTCAGGCGGTGCTGTTCCTCGTCTCGTGCGGTAGCTTCGACCAGACTTTGCGCGAGGACCCGAAACAGAACCGACTGGCCGAGGGCTTCGAGTTGTTCCGGGGCGTGTGGCACAACCGATTTCTGGCCGAAACCGGTGTAGTAGTGTTCCTCAATAAACAGGATGTTCTCGAGCAGAAGCTACTGGCGGGCAAATCGATACGGACCTACTTTCCCGAGTACGACGATTACGTGGCGTTCGCCGATAAGGATCAGCTGTACGACGAGCTGTCCCGCACGCGATCCTTCATTCGGTCGAAGCTAGTGGTAAGTGTCTGTGGCTACAGCACCTAGCAACTATAGTTGTGCTGAGTGTGGTT
The nucleotide sequence above comes from Anopheles bellator chromosome 1, idAnoBellAS_SP24_06.2, whole genome shotgun sequence. Encoded proteins:
- the LOC131216477 gene encoding guanine nucleotide-binding protein G(f) subunit alpha, which gives rise to MLLIDCFRRPSHELQTRKKQSSKQLEQVRPLIRDPIKILLLGAGESGKTTIIKQMRILHIQNSYSIDERLDRLSDIFENIHESIYELVREAILHELKFDSLANQRCAEYILRVGRQSPEKPSMEYVQCVRSLWADRGIQRCYKRANEFQLIESAKYFLDRVEKISMPGYIPSNGDILNCRKITTGIQETRFNVRMPVSLGGGFQEFRMFDVGGQRHHRSKWMQAFEGVQAVLFLVSCGSFDQTLREDPKQNRLAEGFELFRGVWHNRFLAETGVVVFLNKQDVLEQKLLAGKSIRTYFPEYDDYVAFADKDQLYDELSRTRSFIRSKLVDITNEPPRRTSHLIGRKRSCFYHFTVATDTQSVRTVFNEVQNIVLTKNLSSVNVL